One window from the genome of Tachysurus vachellii isolate PV-2020 chromosome 5, HZAU_Pvac_v1, whole genome shotgun sequence encodes:
- the tnfaip8l2b gene encoding tumor necrosis factor, alpha-induced protein 8-like protein 2 B, whose translation MENFSSRDLAMKAQKKLLSNMANKSVVQMFIDDTSSEILDELYRVSKEYTGNRAEAQKVIKDLVKIVVKIAVLFKHNRFSEEELHLAQTFKKKLHQGAMTAISFHEVEFTFDKAVISEILNSCRDMMLKLVGTHLTAKSHGRINHVFNHYSDPDLLTQLYNPNGPLKPHLSKICNGLNKLIEEGKL comes from the exons ATGGAGAACTTTAGCTCCAGAGACTTGGCTATGAAAGCCCAGAAGAAGCTTCTTAGCAATATGGCCAATAAGTCAGTAGTGCAGATGTTCATTGATGACACCAGCAGTGAAATCCTGGACGAGCTGTATCGTGTCTCAAAGGAGTACACAGGGAACCGTGCAGAGGCCCAGAAAGTGATTAAGGACCTGGTTAAAATTGTTGTGAAGATTGCAGTGCTTTTTAAGCACAACCGTTTCAGTGAAGAGGAGCTCCACTTAGCCCAGACCTTCAAGAAGAAATTACACCAGGGAGCCATGACAGCTATCAGTTTCCATGAG GTTGAGTTCACCTTTGACAAAGCAGTGATATCAGAGATCCTTAACTCATGCAGAGACATGATGCTCAAGCTTGTAGGGACTCATCTCACAGCAAAATCCCATGGACGCATCAACCATGTCTTTAACCATTACTCTGATCCGGATCTTCTCACCCAGCTGTACAATCCAAATGGCCCTTTGAAGCCTCATCTCAGTAAAATTTGCAATGGACTTAACAAACTGATCGAAGAGGGCAAATTATGA